AGGACAAGCCATAATAAATTATGGTAAAGGGGAAAGGTGATAATGTCAAGGATAATTGCTGACCACTGTATCCTTACTGGCTTCTGCCTTTTTTTAATTTTAATTCGAATAAACCCCCAGTGGGTTTTCCATTAGGGGTTTATGTTATTTCTTCTATATGTATTGTTTGAAAATTAGTAAAAAAAGAGTTTCGGAATTTTATTCTCCAGCACATTCTCCTGAAACATTTGTTTTAAACTACTTTTTTTCTTATAAACCCTACACCCATTAATCCGGCACCGAGAAGAAGAATCGTAGGTGGAATAGGGACGGGGGTATTATATACATCACCACTATTGGCTCTCATACTATTAAAAAAATCTGGTTCAGCAACGCTCAATGAAGTCTCAAAGCTTATATTTAAATTGCCAACCCAAGCACTTTTTGTATCAAAACCGAAATACGAAACTAAAGTAGGGTCCTTTGTATCTGATAAATCTGATATGGCAGCTTTAAAAGTTGAAGAAGTTACAGGAGAAACCATTGCATTGCCAAGAATTCCGCTCATCAATACAGTACCTTCAGGTAATAGTTCAGAACCATCAGGTTTGTTGACACCGCCAGTTATCGTAATCGATCCGCCCGGTCCCCAACTCCATCCGGAAATATGATCGCCCGATGTAAAATTTAACATACCATTTATAATTACCAATGATATGCTTGGACCAACATCAGGAATTGCAGTGATTCTATCAACCCCTAAAGATGTTCCGATTAAACGATTTGTTTCCATTAAATAATTAATTTTTCCGGAACTATTGACATGATTGACATCAAAATCAAGCATCGTATATGTCGTATTTACTGCACTGGCAATCAATGGAACAAACATTAGGCTGATAATAGCCAGAATCGTTAAAAATCCTTTTTTCATACTTTGTTCACCCCTTTCGAATATTATTTCTAAACTATAGAGACTTTATCTTAATACTTTTTTATCAGTAGCATGTGTAATTTACACTTTATGCATTCGGTTGTATGTAGGAAAAGTACAGAATGTTGTGTAGGACATGTTATACAATGTTAAGCTATGTAAGATTACATTATTGGATAAGTTGTGTAGTCATGGGTATTTACCCTGGCCGCGAGAACCCTGGAGGATGGATATTCAGTGATATCTTATCTCGGCTATCCAGAGTACCCAGACGTTAATTCGATACATGTAAACATACAAAAGGGGTGCTTGTATTATTCCAGATAAGATCAATAATAGTGAGTTAAGTCGCAAGATGTATTCCTGTCCCGGATATCTCTTTTATAAAACGGTGGAAGTCCGGCAGACACAAATATTTATGATGAAAATGCAGTAAGGATGAACATAGGTAGGGTCAGGATTAAAGGGAGTTGGGCAACAGGCCCTCAATTGGTGATCCCTATACCCTTACTGACCTCTGCCTTTTTTTATTTTAATTCGAATAAACCCCAAATGGGTTTTCCATTTGGGGTTTATATTTTTTATTTCTATGTATTACTCTTTATGTATATTTTTTGAAAAAGGGGTTCTTGAATTTATTCTCCAGCTCATTCTCCTGAAACATTTGTTTTAAAATACTCTTTTTCTTACAAATCCTATACCTATTAACCCGGCACCGAGAAGAAGAATTGGAGGTGGGATAGGGACGAGGGCGTTATATACATCACCACTCCAGACTGAAGTGCTATTAAAAAAATCTCCTATAATAACGCCCCTTAGTGTCGAAAAGCTTATATCGAAATTGCCAGCCCAGGCACTATTTGTATCAAAACCGAAATACGAAACCAAAGTAGGGTTCTTTGTATCTGAGAATTCTGATACGGCAACTTTAAACCTTGGACCTGAAGGAACAACCTCTGCACTGTTGAAACTTCCGCTCATCAACATAGCGCCAATAGGTAATAGTTGAGAACCATCAGGGTTTTTGACACCACCGGTTATCGTAATAGATCCGCCCGAGCCCCAGCTCCATCCGGAAATATGATTACCCGATGTAAAATTTAACATACCATTTGTAATTTCCAATGATGTGCTGTTACCATAATCATCACTTGCAGTGATTCTATCAACCCTCAACCCTGTTCCATTTAACTTTAAGTAATACGGTCCATCTAAATTTAAATAACTAATGGTTCCGCCGTCAATGACATCAAAATCAAGTGATGTATATTCTGCACTGGCAATCAATGGAACAAACATTAGGCTGATCATAGCCAGAATCGTTAAGAATCCTTTTTTCATACTTTGTTCACCCCTTTCAAATATTATTTTTGTTTCTATCATGTCTAATTTACACTTTATGCGTTTGATTGTATGTAGGAAAAGTACAGAATGTTGTGTAGGACATGTTATACAATGTTATGCGTTGTAAGATTACATTATTGGATAAGTTGTGTAGTCATGGGTGTTTATACAGGCCGCGAGAACCCTGGAGGATGGATATTCAGTGATATCTTATCCCGGCTATCCAGAATATTCAGACGTTAATTCGATACATAAAAAGCCTACAAAGGGGGCGCTTGTGTTATCCCAGATAAAATAAATAATAGGGAGTTTACTCGCAAGATGTATTCCTGTCCCAGGTATCTCTTTTATAAAAACGGTGGAAGTCCGGCAGACACAAATATTTATGATGAAGATGTGGCAAGGATGAACATAGGGTCAGGATCAAATGGAGTTGGGCAACAGGCCATCAATTGCTGATTCCTATGCCCTTACTGGCTTCTGCCTTTTTTTAATTTTAATTCGAATAAACCCCTAATGGGTTTTCCATTAGAGGTTTATGATTTTTGCTTCTATGTATTACTCTCTATATATATTGTTTGCAAAAGGGGTTCTTAATTTTATTCTCCAGCTGATTCTCCTGAAACATTTGTTTTAAAATACTCTTTTTCTTATTACCCCTATACCCATTAACCCGGCACCGAGAAGAAGAACCGATGGTGGAATAGGGACAGGGACTGGGGTATTTACTACATTACCACTTAAGACCGTAGTACTATTAAAAAAATCTCCTATAATAACGCCCCTTGGTGTCAAAAAGCTTATATTGAAATCGCCAACCCAAGCACTATTTGGATCAAAACCAAAATACGAAACCAAAGTAGGGTTCTTTGTATCTGAGAATTCTGACACGGCAACTTTAAACCTTGGACCTGAAGGAAAAACTTCTGCGCTGCTAAAACTTCCGCTCATCAATA
This genomic window from Pseudomonadota bacterium contains:
- a CDS encoding PEP-CTERM sorting domain-containing protein — translated: MKKGFLTILAIISLMFVPLIASAVNTTYTMLDFDVNHVNSSGKINYLMETNRLIGTSLGVDRITAIPDVGPSISLVIINGMLNFTSGDHISGWSWGPGGSITITGGVNKPDGSELLPEGTVLMSGILGNAMVSPVTSSTFKAAISDLSDTKDPTLVSYFGFDTKSAWVGNLNISFETSLSVAEPDFFNSMRANSGDVYNTPVPIPPTILLLGAGLMGVGFIRKKVV